The following are encoded in a window of Streptomyces sp. Go-475 genomic DNA:
- a CDS encoding peptidoglycan-binding domain-containing protein translates to MEPPNGHPCPECGAPRRPDHTPSCACTHRAAEALRDARTAEAAAAEDFDPLRIRPYVEIDTAAPSGPGTQAGGEEAARRQPPSTPTDTPGVRAGTDTSRTEPGARPLLQTEPTTPSRAAEETPRRGLGGTPAAPQEQEKPARPAEGASRDSHPNTPAAPAPAPAPAPAPAAASPAGSAAQGPSPSAADATMPLRPVDPDATTVLPAAPATSVMPAPLAPGAAEPSVSDLRLFDGGGRDRRTAEPGEPGPRPGRRRRSVLLAAAGACVAVVTAAGYASGLFSYESPSRDTALPDDIRASVPDAPSSSAASTPPEASASAPPSAPAAPPPSPSRTGSPSPSSSPSAPSASPSPSGSATPSAPPTSATASAPGRTSPDDRRIDGPAILRRGDRGPQVAELQQRLRQVYLYDEDADGSFDDRLEEAVRTYQWSRGIRTDDLGVYDEETRERLESETREP, encoded by the coding sequence GTGGAACCGCCCAACGGCCACCCGTGCCCGGAGTGCGGCGCACCCAGACGCCCGGACCACACGCCCTCCTGCGCCTGCACCCACCGCGCCGCCGAGGCCCTGCGCGACGCCCGCACGGCCGAGGCGGCGGCAGCGGAGGACTTCGACCCGCTGCGGATCCGCCCGTACGTGGAGATCGACACCGCGGCGCCCTCCGGGCCGGGCACCCAGGCCGGGGGCGAGGAGGCGGCACGGCGACAGCCACCGTCGACGCCAACCGACACCCCCGGCGTACGCGCGGGCACGGACACCTCCCGCACCGAGCCCGGCGCGCGACCCCTGTTACAGACCGAGCCGACCACACCGTCGCGGGCAGCGGAGGAAACCCCGCGCCGGGGGCTTGGGGGCACCCCGGCCGCGCCCCAGGAGCAGGAGAAGCCGGCCCGCCCGGCCGAGGGCGCCTCGCGCGACTCCCACCCGAACACCCCCGCCGCACCCGCACCCGCACCCGCACCCGCACCCGCACCCGCGGCAGCCTCGCCTGCCGGAAGCGCCGCCCAGGGCCCCTCGCCGTCCGCCGCCGACGCCACCATGCCCCTGCGTCCCGTCGACCCGGACGCGACCACCGTGCTGCCGGCCGCCCCGGCCACGTCGGTGATGCCGGCGCCCCTGGCGCCGGGCGCGGCCGAGCCCAGCGTCTCGGATCTGCGGCTGTTCGACGGCGGGGGACGGGACCGGCGCACGGCGGAACCGGGCGAGCCCGGCCCGAGGCCGGGCCGGCGGCGCCGTTCGGTTCTCCTCGCCGCCGCGGGCGCCTGCGTCGCGGTCGTCACGGCGGCGGGGTACGCGAGCGGGCTGTTCTCCTACGAGAGTCCGTCCCGGGACACCGCCCTGCCGGACGACATCCGGGCGAGCGTGCCGGACGCCCCGTCGAGCAGCGCGGCGTCCACGCCGCCGGAGGCGAGCGCCTCGGCCCCGCCCTCGGCCCCCGCCGCACCGCCCCCGTCGCCGTCCCGCACCGGGAGCCCGTCGCCCTCGTCGTCGCCGTCCGCGCCGAGCGCCTCGCCGAGCCCGTCCGGGTCGGCCACCCCCTCCGCGCCGCCGACGTCCGCCACGGCGTCCGCCCCCGGCCGGACGTCCCCGGACGACCGCCGGATCGACGGCCCCGCCATCCTGCGCCGCGGCGACCGGGGCCCGCAGGTCGCCGAACTCCAGCAGCGCCTGCGCCAGGTGTACCTCTACGACGAGGACGCCGACGGCTCCTTCGACGACCGGCTGGAGGAAGCGGTCCGCACGTACCAGTGGTCACGCGGCATCCGGACCGACGACCTCGGCGTCTACGACGAGGAGACCCGGGAGCGGCTGGAGTCGGAAACCAGGGAGCCGTGA
- the cpt gene encoding chloramphenicol phosphotransferase CPT encodes MTPQVIVLNGGSSSGKSGIVRCLQEILPDPWLAFGVDDFVDAMPARLQDSDAGIVFAADGGVSVGPEFRALDAAWAEGVAAMARAGARVIVDDVFLGGPASRQRWQRALAGLDVLWVGVRCDGAVAAGREIARGDRVRGMAASQARLVHEGVEYDVEVDTTHTESLDCARAVAARVD; translated from the coding sequence GTGACTCCTCAGGTGATCGTGCTCAACGGCGGATCGAGCTCGGGCAAGTCCGGGATCGTGCGGTGCCTCCAGGAGATCCTGCCTGACCCGTGGCTGGCCTTCGGCGTGGACGACTTCGTCGACGCGATGCCCGCGAGGTTGCAGGACTCGGACGCGGGGATCGTCTTCGCGGCGGACGGCGGCGTGAGCGTGGGGCCGGAGTTCCGCGCCCTGGACGCGGCCTGGGCGGAGGGCGTCGCCGCGATGGCCCGGGCCGGCGCCCGGGTGATCGTCGACGACGTGTTCCTCGGCGGACCGGCGTCCCGGCAGCGGTGGCAGCGGGCCCTGGCCGGGCTCGACGTGCTGTGGGTCGGTGTCAGGTGCGACGGCGCGGTCGCCGCGGGGCGTGAGATCGCCCGGGGAGACCGCGTCCGGGGCATGGCCGCGTCACAGGCACGGCTCGTCCACGAGGGCGTGGAGTACGACGTGGAGGTGGACACGACGCACACCGAGTCCCTGGACTGCGCACGCGCCGTCGCCGCCCGCGTCGACTGA
- a CDS encoding HAD-IA family hydrolase produces MTATAVLTARALLLDMDGTLVNSDAAVERVWRRWAERHGLDGDEVMKVVHGRQGYASMALLLPGRPMEQNHADNARMLAEETADTDGVVAIPGAPEFLASLRGLPHALVTSADVPLSTARMAAAGLELPGVRVTAESVGASKPDPEGFLKGAAELGVAPADCVVFEDSGAGIAAGRAAGMTVVGVGPRAAVHEPDVVVEDLTKVRVEAVGDGTISLHIG; encoded by the coding sequence ATGACGGCCACCGCCGTGCTCACCGCCCGCGCCCTCCTGCTGGACATGGACGGCACCCTCGTCAACTCCGACGCCGCGGTCGAACGCGTCTGGCGGCGCTGGGCCGAGCGGCACGGGCTCGACGGGGACGAGGTCATGAAAGTCGTCCACGGGCGGCAGGGTTACGCCTCGATGGCGCTGCTGCTGCCCGGCCGGCCCATGGAGCAGAACCACGCCGACAACGCCCGGATGCTCGCCGAGGAGACGGCCGACACGGACGGCGTCGTCGCGATCCCCGGGGCGCCGGAGTTCCTGGCCTCGCTGCGCGGGCTGCCGCACGCCCTCGTGACCTCCGCCGACGTGCCGCTCTCGACGGCCCGGATGGCGGCCGCCGGGCTGGAACTGCCCGGGGTGCGGGTGACCGCCGAGTCCGTCGGGGCGAGCAAGCCCGACCCGGAGGGCTTCCTGAAGGGCGCCGCCGAGCTGGGGGTCGCCCCCGCGGACTGTGTGGTGTTCGAGGACTCCGGCGCCGGGATAGCGGCGGGGCGGGCCGCCGGGATGACGGTGGTCGGGGTCGGGCCCCGGGCCGCGGTCCACGAGCCGGACGTGGTGGTCGAGGACCTCACGAAGGTACGCGTGGAGGCCGTCGGGGACGGGACGATCAGCCTCCACATCGGTTGA
- a CDS encoding TMEM165/GDT1 family protein: protein MISLTVTAVVFGVVFLAELPDKTALAGLVLGTRYRASYVFAGVAAAFALHVALAVAAGSVLTLLPQQIVHALTGVLFLGGAAMLLLKKGEDEEEIRKPENQSFWKVSGAGFMLILVAEFGDLTQIMTANLAARYDDPLSVGLGAVLALWAVAGLGIVGGKALMKKVPLRLITQIAALVMLGLGVWSLWEAVTG, encoded by the coding sequence TTGATCAGCCTGACCGTGACGGCCGTCGTCTTCGGCGTCGTCTTCCTCGCCGAACTGCCGGACAAGACCGCCCTGGCCGGCCTCGTCCTCGGCACCCGCTACCGCGCCTCCTACGTCTTCGCCGGGGTCGCCGCCGCCTTCGCGCTGCACGTCGCGCTCGCCGTCGCGGCCGGCAGCGTGCTGACCCTGCTGCCGCAGCAGATCGTGCACGCGCTGACCGGCGTGCTCTTCCTCGGCGGCGCCGCGATGCTGCTGCTGAAGAAGGGCGAGGACGAGGAGGAGATCCGCAAGCCGGAGAACCAGTCCTTCTGGAAGGTCTCGGGCGCGGGCTTCATGCTCATCCTGGTCGCCGAGTTCGGAGACCTCACCCAGATCATGACCGCGAACCTGGCCGCCCGCTACGACGACCCGCTCTCCGTCGGCCTGGGTGCGGTGCTGGCGCTGTGGGCCGTGGCCGGGCTCGGCATCGTCGGCGGAAAGGCGCTGATGAAGAAGGTGCCGCTGCGGCTGATCACACAGATCGCGGCGCTGGTGATGCTGGGTCTCGGAGTGTGGAGCCTGTGGGAGGCCGTGACCGGCTGA
- a CDS encoding HNH endonuclease family protein: MPRFYARRRLGVAAAATALISSVALFNAPTASAALPTPVSGATARSYLATLTVATEDRTGYNRDLFPHWITQSGTCNTREVVLKRDGTNVVQDSSCAATSGSWYSPYDGATWSAASDVDIDHLVPLAEAWDSGADSWTTSRRQAFANDLTRPQLIAVTDNVNQAKGDQDPATWMPSRTAYRCTYVRAWVQVKYYYDLSVDPAEKSALTNYLASC; encoded by the coding sequence ATGCCCAGGTTCTACGCGCGTCGACGGCTCGGTGTGGCCGCGGCCGCCACCGCGCTCATATCCTCCGTGGCCCTCTTCAACGCCCCCACGGCCTCCGCCGCACTCCCCACCCCGGTCAGCGGCGCCACCGCCCGCTCCTACCTCGCCACCCTCACCGTGGCCACCGAGGACCGCACCGGCTACAACCGCGACCTCTTCCCGCACTGGATCACCCAGTCCGGTACCTGCAACACCCGCGAGGTCGTCCTCAAGCGCGACGGCACCAACGTCGTCCAGGACTCCTCCTGCGCCGCCACCAGCGGCAGCTGGTACTCCCCCTACGACGGCGCCACCTGGTCCGCCGCCTCCGACGTCGACATCGACCACCTGGTCCCGCTGGCCGAGGCCTGGGACTCCGGCGCCGACAGCTGGACCACCTCCCGCCGGCAGGCCTTCGCCAACGACCTGACCCGCCCGCAGCTCATCGCGGTCACCGACAACGTCAACCAGGCCAAGGGCGACCAGGACCCGGCCACCTGGATGCCCTCCCGGACGGCGTACCGCTGCACCTACGTCCGCGCCTGGGTCCAGGTGAAGTACTACTACGACCTCTCGGTCGACCCGGCCGAGAAGTCCGCGCTGACGAACTACCTGGCGAGCTGCTGA
- a CDS encoding alkaline phosphatase D family protein, with protein MAGLRLGPLLRYTDGSSATVWVETSRPCAAEVRCADGAGGTARTFQVAGHHYALVPVTGLTAGTTTTYEVFLDDARVWPPPGSPFPPSAIHAPGPEGALRVAFGSCRWAAPPAGGHDPVGPDALDALATRLAADPEGERPHVLLLLGDQVYADETSDTTQRWLAARRDLGEPPGSGVADYEEYTHLYYESWLDPRIRWLLSTVPSFMIFDDHDVIDDWNTSAAWLADMRATDWWRERLLSGLMSYWVHQHLGNLSLEELAADPVYQQVRELPDGTDVLRTFAARADADPATARWSYRRDFGRVRLVMVDSRAARVLDEKSRSMLDPGEEAWLREQVLDTPETYDHLLLGTSLPWLLPHLVHDAEGWNAALCRGERGERWARWSEKVRRAADLEHWPAFPESFAGLAELIAEAGSGKDAPATVCVLSGDVHHAYVAEPSWPGSGPDARVVQLVCSPVHNSVPLSIRLAFRVGWSALARGLGRGLARHGRLSRPPVGWRKTGGPWFGNQLMTLTLRGRSARLRLEQAKARQGTGPRLTTLLDSELAP; from the coding sequence ATGGCCGGACTGCGCCTCGGACCACTGCTGAGGTACACCGACGGCTCGTCCGCGACCGTATGGGTCGAGACGAGCCGTCCGTGCGCCGCCGAGGTGCGCTGTGCCGACGGCGCGGGCGGCACGGCCCGGACCTTCCAGGTCGCGGGCCACCACTACGCGCTCGTCCCGGTGACCGGCCTCACGGCCGGCACGACCACGACGTACGAGGTCTTCCTCGACGACGCCCGGGTGTGGCCGCCGCCCGGCTCCCCCTTCCCGCCCTCGGCGATCCACGCGCCGGGTCCGGAGGGGGCCCTGCGGGTCGCCTTCGGCTCCTGCCGCTGGGCCGCCCCGCCGGCCGGCGGGCACGACCCCGTCGGCCCGGACGCCCTCGACGCGCTCGCCACCCGCCTCGCGGCCGACCCCGAGGGCGAGCGGCCGCACGTCCTGCTGCTGCTCGGCGACCAGGTGTACGCCGACGAGACCTCCGACACCACCCAGCGCTGGCTGGCGGCCCGCCGCGACCTGGGCGAACCGCCGGGCAGCGGCGTCGCGGACTACGAGGAGTACACGCACCTCTACTACGAGTCCTGGCTCGACCCGCGCATCCGCTGGCTGCTGTCCACCGTGCCCAGTTTCATGATCTTCGACGACCACGACGTCATCGACGACTGGAACACCTCCGCCGCCTGGCTCGCCGACATGCGGGCCACCGACTGGTGGCGGGAGCGGCTGCTGAGCGGCCTGATGTCGTACTGGGTCCACCAGCACCTGGGGAACCTCTCCCTGGAGGAGCTGGCGGCCGACCCGGTCTACCAGCAGGTCCGCGAACTCCCCGACGGCACCGACGTGCTGCGCACCTTCGCCGCCCGGGCCGACGCCGACCCGGCCACGGCCCGCTGGAGCTACCGGCGCGACTTCGGCCGCGTACGGCTGGTGATGGTGGACAGCCGTGCGGCCCGCGTCCTGGACGAGAAGTCCCGCTCGATGCTCGACCCGGGCGAGGAGGCCTGGCTGCGCGAGCAGGTGCTGGACACCCCCGAGACGTACGACCACCTCCTCCTCGGCACCTCGCTGCCCTGGCTGCTGCCGCACCTGGTGCACGACGCCGAGGGGTGGAACGCGGCGCTGTGCCGGGGCGAACGGGGCGAGCGCTGGGCGCGGTGGAGCGAGAAGGTGCGGCGGGCCGCCGACCTGGAGCACTGGCCGGCGTTCCCCGAGTCCTTCGCCGGGCTGGCGGAGCTGATCGCCGAGGCCGGCTCCGGGAAGGACGCCCCGGCGACGGTGTGCGTGCTGTCCGGGGACGTGCACCACGCCTATGTCGCCGAGCCGTCCTGGCCGGGCTCCGGCCCCGACGCCCGGGTGGTGCAGCTCGTCTGCTCCCCCGTCCACAACTCCGTGCCCCTGTCGATCCGGCTGGCCTTCCGGGTCGGCTGGAGCGCTCTGGCGCGCGGCCTCGGCCGCGGTCTCGCGCGGCACGGCCGCCTCTCCCGCCCGCCGGTCGGCTGGCGGAAGACGGGCGGGCCCTGGTTCGGCAACCAGCTCATGACCCTGACGCTGCGCGGCCGTTCGGCCCGGCTGCGACTGGAACAGGCGAAGGCGCGGCAGGGGACGGGCCCGCGGCTGACGACGCTGCTGGACTCCGAGCTTGCCCCGTAA
- a CDS encoding FAD/NAD(P)-binding protein codes for MALVGAGPRGTSVLERLCASAPELLPPGARLTVHVVDPDPPGPGRVWRTAQSPELLMNTVACQVTLFTDDSVDCSGPIRPGPSLYEWARGALGPDEYPTRADYGRYLEWVFAEVVREAPAAVRVETHRARATRLRDTPGGRQALTLDDGRTLTGLSAVVLAQGHLPTTADPVQRRLAAHAARHGLRHVPPANPADVDLSAVPPGEPVLLRGLGLNFFDHTALLTTGRGGRFVRDDRGLRYLPSGHEPRLYAGSRRGVPYQARGDNAKGPYGRHVPLVLTPEVIAGFRKRADSGEAPDFRAEIWPLVAKEVETVYYRALLRRAGTAGSGAGQGGRDREFADRFLAVPHGDPREALLLDEFGVSGTGRWCWERILRPYGGRDFAHPGEWRDWLLAYLRRDAAEAALGNVRGPLKASLDVLRDLRNELRLIVDHGGLAGASRRDHLDGWYTPLNAFLSIGPPRRRTEELAALVEAGVVTVLGPRLQVVEEDGAWTAYSPDVPGSAVRVKTLIEARLPEPDLRRTADELLAGLLRTGQCRPHTVDGYTTGGLDVTRRPYHLIDRQGVAHTRRFAFGVPTEGVHWVTAAGARPGVDSVTLSDADAVARAALRAAGAEIESQPEAKQWPNVELASIN; via the coding sequence ATCGCCCTGGTCGGGGCCGGGCCCCGCGGCACCAGCGTCCTGGAACGCCTCTGCGCCTCCGCCCCGGAACTCCTCCCGCCGGGCGCCCGGTTGACGGTGCACGTCGTCGACCCGGATCCGCCGGGCCCCGGCCGGGTCTGGCGCACCGCGCAGTCGCCCGAGCTGCTGATGAACACCGTGGCCTGCCAGGTGACCCTGTTCACCGACGACAGCGTGGACTGCTCTGGCCCGATCCGCCCGGGCCCGAGCCTGTACGAGTGGGCGCGCGGCGCGCTGGGCCCTGACGAGTACCCGACCCGGGCCGACTACGGCCGCTATCTGGAGTGGGTGTTCGCCGAGGTCGTACGGGAGGCACCGGCGGCGGTGCGCGTCGAGACGCACCGGGCGCGCGCCACCCGGCTGCGGGACACGCCCGGCGGCCGCCAGGCCCTCACCCTCGACGACGGCCGCACGCTGACCGGCCTGTCCGCGGTGGTCCTGGCCCAGGGCCATCTGCCGACGACGGCCGACCCGGTCCAGCGGCGCCTCGCGGCCCACGCCGCCCGCCACGGCCTGCGGCACGTCCCGCCCGCCAATCCGGCCGACGTCGACCTGTCCGCCGTACCCCCGGGCGAACCCGTCCTGCTGCGCGGACTCGGCCTCAACTTCTTCGACCACACGGCCCTGCTGACGACCGGCCGCGGCGGCCGTTTCGTACGCGACGACCGGGGGCTGCGCTATCTCCCCTCCGGCCACGAGCCACGGCTCTACGCCGGTTCCCGGCGCGGTGTCCCGTACCAGGCGCGCGGCGACAACGCGAAGGGGCCGTACGGCCGGCACGTCCCGCTGGTCCTCACACCGGAGGTGATCGCGGGCTTCCGCAAGCGCGCGGACTCCGGGGAGGCGCCGGACTTCCGGGCGGAGATATGGCCGCTGGTGGCGAAGGAGGTGGAGACGGTCTACTACCGCGCGCTGCTGCGGCGGGCGGGGACCGCCGGTTCCGGTGCGGGGCAGGGCGGGCGGGACCGGGAGTTCGCCGACCGCTTCCTGGCCGTCCCGCACGGCGACCCCCGCGAGGCGCTGCTGCTGGACGAGTTCGGCGTGTCCGGCACCGGCCGCTGGTGCTGGGAGCGGATCCTGCGGCCGTACGGCGGACGGGACTTCGCGCACCCGGGCGAGTGGCGCGACTGGCTGCTGGCGTATCTGCGCCGGGACGCCGCCGAGGCCGCCCTGGGCAATGTGCGCGGCCCGCTGAAGGCGTCCCTCGACGTGCTGCGCGACCTGCGCAACGAACTCCGGCTGATCGTCGACCACGGCGGTCTCGCCGGCGCCTCCCGCCGGGACCACCTGGACGGTTGGTACACGCCGCTCAACGCGTTCCTCTCCATCGGCCCGCCCCGGCGCCGCACGGAGGAGCTCGCGGCGCTGGTGGAGGCGGGTGTGGTGACGGTGCTCGGGCCGCGGTTGCAGGTGGTGGAGGAGGACGGGGCCTGGACGGCGTACTCGCCCGACGTGCCGGGTTCGGCCGTCCGTGTGAAAACCCTCATAGAGGCCCGGCTGCCCGAACCCGACCTGCGGCGCACGGCCGACGAACTGCTCGCCGGGCTGCTGCGAACCGGCCAGTGCCGCCCGCACACCGTGGACGGTTACACAACAGGGGGGTTGGATGTGACGCGGCGCCCGTATCATCTGATTGACCGTCAAGGAGTTGCACACACAAGGCGGTTCGCGTTCGGAGTGCCGACAGAAGGCGTCCACTGGGTCACTGCGGCGGGAGCGCGTCCGGGGGTGGATTCGGTCACCCTTTCGGACGCGGACGCGGTGGCGAGAGCCGCTCTACGTGCGGCTGGGGCCGAAATCGAATCCCAGCCAGAGGCAAAGCAGTGGCCAAATGTTGAACTTGCAAGCATCAATTAG
- a CDS encoding DoxX family protein, with protein MTARLNGAQPYALGLFRIVVGLLFACHGAVALFGVLGGVDGKGGTASTGAWPNWYAAVIELVGGTLVLLGLGTRIAAFISSGAMAYAYFKVHQPQALWPIENSGEGAAMYCWAMFLLIFTGSGAFGLDRLLAKRTSAQEQRSARTPVTA; from the coding sequence ATGACCGCACGCCTGAACGGCGCGCAGCCATACGCTCTCGGACTGTTCCGGATCGTCGTCGGCCTGTTGTTCGCCTGCCACGGCGCCGTCGCGCTCTTCGGCGTCCTCGGTGGTGTGGACGGCAAGGGCGGCACCGCCTCGACCGGTGCCTGGCCCAACTGGTACGCGGCCGTCATCGAACTCGTCGGCGGCACCCTGGTCCTGCTGGGCCTCGGCACCCGCATCGCGGCGTTCATCTCCTCGGGCGCCATGGCGTACGCGTACTTCAAGGTCCACCAGCCGCAGGCCCTGTGGCCCATCGAGAACAGCGGCGAGGGCGCGGCCATGTACTGCTGGGCCATGTTCCTGCTGATCTTCACGGGCTCCGGCGCCTTCGGCCTGGACCGGCTGCTGGCGAAGCGCACCTCGGCGCAGGAGCAGCGGTCCGCCCGGACGCCGGTGACGGCCTGA
- a CDS encoding superoxide dismutase family protein → MLAGICASAVATALFAGGPGGAHGYAMRTDARFAPPGAADRSPALTYDRSLVPTASWIEVGQRTARGGATTVRLRVTGMKPGHAYGVHVHRKPCGADPEAAGGHYQHRPSGDPHHVGPHNEVWLDFTADRHGTGAASARHDWGFRRGEASSVVLHDVPGGAGARVACFTVPFGWVAAGG, encoded by the coding sequence ATGCTGGCAGGAATATGCGCGAGCGCCGTCGCCACCGCCCTGTTCGCCGGCGGCCCGGGCGGTGCCCACGGCTACGCGATGCGGACGGACGCCCGGTTCGCCCCGCCCGGCGCCGCCGACCGGTCGCCGGCGCTGACGTACGACCGGAGCCTCGTCCCCACGGCCTCGTGGATCGAGGTCGGCCAGCGCACGGCTCGCGGCGGCGCGACGACCGTCCGGCTGCGGGTGACCGGCATGAAGCCCGGGCACGCCTACGGCGTCCATGTGCACCGCAAGCCCTGCGGCGCCGACCCGGAGGCCGCCGGCGGGCACTACCAGCACCGGCCGTCGGGCGATCCGCACCACGTCGGTCCGCACAACGAGGTCTGGCTGGACTTCACCGCCGACCGGCACGGCACGGGCGCGGCGAGTGCCCGGCACGACTGGGGTTTCCGGCGCGGTGAGGCGTCCTCGGTCGTCCTCCACGACGTGCCGGGCGGCGCCGGCGCCCGGGTGGCCTGCTTCACGGTGCCGTTCGGGTGGGTGGCCGCGGGCGGGTAG
- a CDS encoding VTT domain-containing protein: MLEQVGSLVGSPWIYAVVALSVLLDVFLPVLPSGVLVITAATAAAAGSAADVPDILALTLCAATASVLGDLVAYRLAWRGGDRLDRAISRSRRLTTAQERLGAALSRGGGALVVLARFAPAGRSVVSLGAGAAHRRARDFLPWSALAGLTWAAYSVALGYFGAHWLGASWLATAVSVAALFAAGAGAAYVVRREPRAS; this comes from the coding sequence GTGCTGGAGCAGGTGGGGTCGCTGGTCGGCAGCCCATGGATCTACGCGGTGGTGGCCCTGTCCGTCCTGCTCGACGTGTTCCTGCCGGTGCTGCCCAGCGGCGTCCTGGTGATCACGGCGGCCACGGCGGCGGCCGCGGGCTCGGCGGCCGACGTGCCCGACATCCTGGCGCTGACCCTGTGCGCGGCCACCGCCTCCGTCCTGGGTGACCTGGTCGCCTACCGCCTCGCCTGGCGCGGCGGGGACCGGCTGGACCGGGCGATCTCCCGGTCCCGGCGCCTGACCACCGCGCAGGAACGTCTCGGCGCGGCGCTCTCGCGGGGCGGCGGCGCGCTCGTCGTCCTCGCCCGCTTCGCCCCCGCGGGCCGCTCGGTCGTCTCCCTCGGCGCGGGCGCCGCCCACCGCCGCGCCCGCGACTTCCTCCCCTGGTCCGCCCTGGCCGGCCTCACCTGGGCGGCGTACAGCGTCGCCCTCGGCTACTTCGGCGCGCACTGGCTGGGCGCGAGCTGGCTGGCGACGGCGGTGTCGGTGGCAGCGCTGTTCGCGGCGGGCGCGGGGGCGGCGTACGTGGTGCGCAGGGAGCCGCGGGCGTCGTAG
- a CDS encoding DUF2277 domain-containing protein, with amino-acid sequence MCRSIKTLRPPVLPEEATAEDIRAAALQYVRKVSGFRAPAAHNQEVFDRAVEAVAQATAELLDGLEVRGAGTRRAS; translated from the coding sequence ATGTGCCGGAGTATCAAGACCCTGCGTCCGCCCGTGCTGCCCGAAGAGGCCACGGCGGAGGACATTCGGGCTGCCGCGTTGCAGTACGTGCGGAAGGTCTCGGGTTTCCGGGCCCCCGCCGCCCACAACCAGGAGGTGTTCGACCGCGCGGTGGAGGCCGTCGCGCAGGCCACGGCCGAACTGCTGGACGGCCTGGAGGTACGGGGCGCCGGAACGCGCCGGGCGAGCTGA
- a CDS encoding 2-dehydropantoate 2-reductase codes for MGNELTVAVLGPGGVGGLLAALLSRAGHRVICLAGEKTADALRTDGIQVRSGRFGDFTARVEAGTVLGEPVDACLITVKHTSLDAALARVPASALSDGLLVPFLNGVEHPAILRARYRADRVAPAVIRVESTRVAPGVIEHGSPFAEIDLTGTGVPRARLDALAEAFDAAGPATRVLEDETAALWAKMSFLAPMALLTTRHGVPLGEVRTRHRAELTALVEETAAISRACGGPADPAQALARYDAFPPSMKSSMQRDAEAGRPLELDAIGGALLRAADRHGVPAPVTARVVGELAAGQGAADTITSS; via the coding sequence ATGGGCAACGAACTCACCGTGGCCGTCCTGGGCCCGGGCGGCGTGGGCGGCCTGCTCGCCGCCCTGCTCTCCCGCGCCGGGCACCGCGTGATCTGCCTGGCGGGCGAGAAGACGGCCGACGCCCTGCGCACCGACGGCATCCAGGTCCGCAGCGGCCGCTTCGGCGACTTCACGGCCCGCGTGGAGGCCGGCACCGTGCTGGGCGAACCGGTCGACGCCTGCCTGATCACCGTCAAGCACACGAGCCTTGACGCCGCCCTGGCTCGCGTCCCCGCGTCCGCGCTGTCCGACGGCCTCCTCGTGCCGTTCCTGAACGGCGTCGAACACCCGGCGATCCTGCGCGCCCGCTACCGGGCCGACCGCGTCGCCCCCGCCGTCATCCGCGTCGAGTCGACCCGGGTCGCCCCCGGCGTCATCGAACACGGCAGCCCCTTCGCGGAGATCGACCTGACCGGCACGGGCGTCCCCCGGGCCCGCCTCGACGCCCTCGCCGAGGCCTTCGACGCCGCCGGTCCGGCCACCCGGGTCCTGGAGGACGAGACGGCGGCCCTGTGGGCGAAGATGTCGTTCCTCGCCCCGATGGCCCTGCTGACCACCCGCCACGGCGTCCCTCTCGGCGAGGTCCGCACCCGCCACCGCGCCGAACTGACCGCGCTGGTCGAGGAGACGGCCGCGATCAGCCGCGCGTGCGGCGGCCCGGCGGACCCGGCCCAGGCCCTCGCTCGCTACGACGCCTTCCCACCGTCGATGAAGTCGTCGATGCAGCGCGACGCCGAGGCGGGCCGGCCCCTCGAACTGGACGCCATCGGCGGCGCGTTGCTCCGCGCCGCCGACCGCCACGGCGTACCGGCTCCGGTGACGGCCCGGGTGGTGGGCGAACTGGCCGCCGGCCAGGGAGCGGCCGATACGATCACGAGCAGTTAG